The Streptomyces sp. NBC_01197 genome window below encodes:
- a CDS encoding helix-turn-helix domain-containing protein yields the protein MNRKELNPEASPAEAFGARLRRLREARGWTQDEFAELVGYSGRHISAVETGRKPPTLRFTRSTDVTFGTVETADSFEREWREIRHGSLLEGFPQYVGYEGRAAEIRMFTLGIIPGLLQTPEYARVLADSAVRRGAITPDQANERLSFLAERQAALARPRLPMLFVTLDESCIRRPIGGADVMDAQLVRLVEFAEQANTLLQVAPYEIGERRPFDMPVILLTLPDRSVISYAESQAQGYVDREAPSVMPMLTAYHQLQAVSLSQEASVAMINQLRKGTP from the coding sequence GTGAACCGCAAGGAATTGAATCCCGAAGCAAGCCCGGCAGAGGCTTTCGGAGCGCGGCTGCGCAGATTGCGCGAGGCGCGTGGCTGGACTCAGGACGAATTCGCCGAGCTGGTCGGCTACTCGGGTAGGCATATTTCGGCAGTTGAAACTGGCCGCAAACCGCCAACTCTACGTTTTACACGCAGTACTGATGTCACGTTCGGGACCGTCGAAACCGCTGACTCGTTCGAGCGTGAATGGCGCGAGATCCGGCACGGCTCGCTACTGGAGGGCTTCCCGCAGTACGTGGGTTACGAGGGCCGGGCGGCGGAGATCCGCATGTTCACTCTTGGGATCATCCCCGGCCTGCTCCAGACTCCCGAGTACGCACGGGTGTTGGCGGACAGTGCCGTGCGGCGGGGTGCCATTACGCCCGACCAGGCGAATGAGCGGCTCTCGTTCCTGGCGGAACGACAGGCCGCACTGGCGCGGCCCCGGCTGCCCATGCTGTTTGTGACCCTGGATGAGAGCTGCATCCGTCGGCCCATTGGCGGTGCTGACGTCATGGATGCCCAGTTGGTCCGGCTGGTCGAGTTCGCCGAGCAGGCCAATACGCTGTTGCAGGTGGCACCGTACGAGATAGGCGAGCGACGCCCGTTCGACATGCCCGTGATCCTCCTGACGTTGCCGGACCGGTCCGTGATCAGTTACGCCGAGTCCCAGGCCCAGGGTTATGTGGACCGAGAGGCGCCATCGGTGATGCCCATGTTGACGGCCTACCATCAACTCCAGGCCGTATCGCTGTCTCAGGAGGCGTCCGTGGCCATGATCAACCAGTTGCGAAAGGGCACCCCATGA
- a CDS encoding amidohydrolase yields the protein MTSTSGAAGILAGLDGIRDDLEEFYRDLHAHPELGLAERRTASRVAERLREWGYRVTDGIGGTGVVGVLANGDGPTVLLRADMDALPVREDTGLPYASTVTTTDADGAELPVMHACGHDTHVTCMLGFARLMAASPQAWRGTLTVLFQPSEENGDGADAMVDDGLVERIPRPDVALAQHVLPYPAGYVGVRPGSFLAAADSLRITLYGRGGHGSMPQFTVDPVVLAALCVVRLQTVVSRELAPTAPAVLTVGSIQAGASPNVIPDSAVILLNVRTYDETTRRQVLDAVERCVRAEATASNAPKEPSIERITSFPATVNDAEAAERLAKAFAAHFGDDAGTIELQTASEDFSQIPRAFDVPFAYWGFGGADPEKYAEAVRNDTVTQDIPVNHSPHFAPVLQPTLDTGVAALTVAALEWLGAGTESPGGGRG from the coding sequence ATGACCAGCACCTCTGGCGCCGCCGGCATCCTCGCCGGCCTGGACGGCATCCGCGACGATCTTGAGGAGTTCTACCGCGACCTCCACGCCCACCCCGAGCTGGGCCTGGCCGAGCGGCGGACCGCGTCGCGGGTGGCCGAGCGGCTGCGGGAGTGGGGATACCGGGTGACCGACGGGATCGGCGGCACCGGCGTGGTCGGCGTCCTGGCCAACGGGGACGGCCCCACGGTGCTGCTGCGTGCGGACATGGACGCGCTCCCGGTCAGGGAGGACACCGGGCTGCCGTACGCGTCGACGGTGACCACCACGGACGCGGACGGTGCGGAGCTGCCGGTGATGCACGCCTGCGGGCACGACACCCATGTCACCTGCATGCTCGGCTTCGCCCGGCTGATGGCCGCCTCCCCGCAGGCGTGGCGGGGGACGCTGACCGTACTGTTCCAGCCGTCGGAGGAGAACGGCGACGGCGCCGACGCGATGGTCGACGACGGTCTCGTCGAGCGGATCCCCCGCCCGGACGTGGCTCTCGCCCAGCACGTGCTGCCGTATCCGGCGGGCTATGTGGGGGTGCGCCCCGGCTCGTTCCTGGCGGCGGCGGACAGTCTGCGCATCACGCTGTACGGGCGCGGCGGCCACGGTTCCATGCCACAGTTCACCGTCGATCCGGTGGTGCTGGCGGCGCTGTGCGTGGTGCGGCTCCAGACGGTCGTGTCCCGCGAACTCGCCCCCACGGCGCCCGCCGTGCTGACGGTCGGCAGCATCCAGGCGGGCGCGAGCCCGAACGTCATCCCCGACAGCGCCGTCATCCTGCTGAACGTCCGCACGTACGACGAGACGACCCGCCGTCAGGTGCTGGACGCGGTCGAACGCTGCGTACGGGCGGAGGCGACCGCATCGAACGCACCGAAGGAGCCGAGCATCGAGCGCATCACCTCGTTCCCGGCCACGGTGAACGACGCGGAGGCCGCCGAGCGGCTGGCGAAGGCGTTCGCGGCGCACTTCGGCGACGACGCGGGCACGATCGAACTCCAGACGGCCAGCGAGGACTTCAGCCAGATCCCGCGCGCCTTCGACGTGCCGTTCGCCTACTGGGGCTTCGGTGGCGCGGACCCGGAGAAGTACGCGGAGGCGGTCAGGAACGACACGGTGACCCAGGACATCCCGGTCAACCACAGTCCGCACTTCGCCCCGGTGCTGCAACCGACCCTGGACACCGGCGTGGCGGCGCTGACGGTCGCTGCGCTGGAGTGGCTGGGGGCGGGGACGGAATCGCCGGGCGGCGGGCGGGGCTGA
- a CDS encoding helix-turn-helix domain-containing protein, whose product MVRYPLAPEQIEAGRRLGAALRSARAGQSLVEVALAAEISPETLRKIETGRLPTPAFGTIVRLSEVLGVPLAKLAGVWRTGPALSKAS is encoded by the coding sequence ATGGTTCGTTATCCGCTCGCCCCCGAACAGATCGAGGCGGGCCGACGCCTCGGGGCCGCGTTGCGCTCCGCCCGGGCCGGACAGAGCCTCGTCGAGGTGGCCCTGGCGGCGGAGATCTCGCCGGAGACCCTCCGCAAGATCGAGACCGGCCGGCTGCCGACGCCCGCGTTCGGCACCATCGTCCGGCTCAGCGAGGTACTCGGCGTACCGCTGGCCAAACTCGCCGGCGTCTGGCGCACCGGTCCTGCCCTGAGCAAGGCCTCCTAG
- the map gene encoding type I methionyl aminopeptidase → MIEHKSPKDIERMHVTGQFVGQVLAELGDLAAVGVNLLDLEHHARRRIKERGAESCYWDYEPSFGKGPFRNVVCLSVNDAVLHGLPHSYKLRDGDLLTMDMAVVIDGWAADSAHSVIVGTPAEEDLRLIEATEVALEAAIKVAQPGNRLGDISAAIGAVAAEYGYPVNLEFGGHGIGRTMHEDLHIPNDGRPGRGWKLRPGLTIAIEPWFAAGTNKIVYDPDGWTIRSADGSRTAHSEHTVAITETGPLVLTRRPQSSKGREGRREPSATGR, encoded by the coding sequence GTGATCGAGCACAAATCGCCCAAAGACATCGAGCGCATGCACGTCACCGGACAGTTCGTCGGCCAGGTGCTGGCTGAGCTCGGTGACCTCGCCGCAGTAGGGGTCAACCTGCTGGACCTGGAGCATCACGCTCGCCGCCGGATCAAGGAGCGGGGCGCGGAGTCCTGCTACTGGGACTACGAGCCCTCCTTCGGCAAGGGCCCGTTCCGTAACGTGGTGTGCCTCTCGGTCAACGATGCCGTACTGCACGGACTGCCACACAGCTACAAGCTGCGCGACGGGGACCTGCTGACCATGGATATGGCGGTGGTCATCGATGGCTGGGCCGCGGACTCGGCCCACTCCGTCATCGTCGGCACCCCGGCCGAGGAGGACCTGCGGCTGATCGAGGCCACCGAGGTCGCCCTCGAAGCCGCGATCAAGGTCGCCCAGCCGGGCAACAGGCTCGGGGACATCTCGGCGGCCATCGGCGCGGTCGCCGCCGAGTATGGCTACCCGGTCAACCTGGAGTTCGGCGGTCACGGTATCGGCCGCACGATGCACGAGGACCTGCACATCCCCAACGACGGCCGCCCTGGCCGCGGTTGGAAGCTGCGCCCCGGCCTGACGATCGCCATCGAACCCTGGTTCGCCGCCGGCACCAACAAGATCGTCTATGACCCGGACGGCTGGACGATCCGCTCGGCCGACGGCTCGCGCACCGCTCATTCCGAGCACACGGTCGCCATCACCGAGACCGGACCGCTCGTGCTCACCCGGCGCCCTCAGAGCAGTAAGGGGCGGGAAGGCCGACGGGAACCATCGGCGACCGGACGCTGA
- a CDS encoding DUF397 domain-containing protein gives MTTESPRWFTSSYSNNGGECIEVATNLVTSRGMVPVRDSKNPGGPVLGLTAGSFASFVTGVKAGEFDAV, from the coding sequence ATGACGACCGAATCCCCCCGCTGGTTCACGTCCTCGTACAGCAACAACGGCGGCGAATGCATCGAGGTCGCCACCAACCTGGTCACCTCGCGCGGCATGGTTCCCGTCCGTGACTCCAAGAACCCGGGCGGTCCGGTCCTGGGTCTCACCGCTGGTTCGTTCGCTTCCTTCGTTACGGGCGTCAAGGCCGGAGAGTTCGACGCCGTCTGA
- a CDS encoding HAMP domain-containing sensor histidine kinase, whose product MSGGRISTRTQKTARMQKTARARRTVRAREAEHLHEATTADEADEAVRRTGPVRGTGHVRRTDPLRFLRATLARIPLPLRGLRPRLLAAFVLVAMTGALGTGLLAFREARTGVLQQSQDSVIHQFRTSVNAVAPYLPTAPDRSALQSAVNQVLYTNPSSGWRVMATYGGLRAYAPSADFDELSPELRRSVRDRRAAVFQRVNVDGHPRLVVGMPITYTWGEGRESRLSGIVMYLEVPQNTEEAYVKAMVSGIERATAVAFCLAVVLALLAASGVLRPVRALRGATRRMAAGHLDVRLAVTGSDELADLSRSFNETAAELERTVSELRRLEAQARRFVADVSHELRTPLAAMSAVTDVLDEKALSLGGETGDALRLISEGTGRLSGLVNDLMEISRFDAGVVELNRDEIDLAESVRRTLASRGWQEQVETRLPGPGVLRTRVDPRRLDVVTANLVGNALRHGAQPVRLTVGVREESADMAWAVIEVTDNGPGIAEEAMPHVFERFYKASTSRTRSQSSGLGLAITAENVRLHGGRIRAANLPRGGAVFTVELPLLRDEADADTDAHVGGGAR is encoded by the coding sequence ATGAGCGGCGGCCGGATATCCACGCGGACACAGAAGACGGCGCGGATGCAGAAGACCGCGCGAGCGCGGAGAACCGTGCGGGCACGCGAGGCCGAGCATCTGCACGAAGCCACCACGGCCGACGAGGCCGACGAGGCCGTCCGGAGAACGGGCCCCGTACGGGGAACCGGCCACGTACGGCGAACCGACCCCCTGCGGTTCCTCCGTGCGACCTTGGCGCGCATCCCGCTCCCCCTGCGCGGCCTGCGCCCCCGCCTGCTGGCGGCCTTCGTCCTGGTGGCCATGACCGGCGCCCTGGGCACCGGCCTCCTCGCCTTCCGCGAGGCGCGCACGGGAGTGCTCCAGCAGAGCCAGGACTCCGTCATCCACCAGTTCCGTACGAGCGTCAACGCCGTCGCGCCCTACCTCCCCACCGCCCCGGACCGGTCGGCTCTCCAGTCCGCGGTGAACCAGGTGCTGTACACGAACCCGTCGTCGGGGTGGCGGGTCATGGCCACGTACGGCGGCCTCCGCGCCTACGCGCCGAGCGCTGATTTCGACGAGCTGAGCCCCGAACTGCGCCGATCCGTAAGGGACAGACGTGCCGCGGTGTTCCAGCGGGTGAACGTGGACGGGCACCCTCGTCTCGTCGTCGGTATGCCCATCACGTACACCTGGGGCGAGGGCAGGGAGTCCAGGCTCTCCGGGATCGTGATGTACCTGGAGGTACCGCAGAACACCGAAGAGGCGTACGTCAAGGCCATGGTCAGCGGCATCGAACGTGCCACCGCGGTGGCGTTCTGCCTCGCCGTCGTCCTGGCGCTGCTCGCCGCGAGCGGCGTACTGCGTCCTGTACGCGCGTTGCGCGGGGCGACGCGCCGGATGGCCGCGGGGCACCTCGACGTACGGCTGGCCGTCACCGGCTCCGACGAACTGGCCGACCTCTCCCGGTCCTTCAACGAAACGGCCGCCGAACTGGAGCGTACCGTCAGTGAGTTGCGCCGTCTGGAGGCCCAGGCACGCCGCTTCGTGGCGGACGTCTCCCACGAGCTGCGCACCCCGCTGGCGGCGATGTCTGCGGTCACCGACGTGCTGGACGAGAAAGCGCTGAGTCTGGGAGGGGAGACGGGCGACGCGCTGCGGCTCATCAGCGAGGGAACGGGCCGGCTGAGCGGACTGGTGAACGACCTGATGGAGATCTCCCGCTTCGACGCGGGGGTGGTCGAACTCAACCGGGACGAGATCGACCTGGCCGAGTCCGTACGGCGCACCCTCGCCTCCCGGGGGTGGCAGGAGCAGGTGGAGACCCGGCTGCCCGGGCCGGGTGTGCTCCGTACGCGCGTCGATCCGCGCAGGCTCGATGTGGTGACGGCCAACCTGGTCGGCAACGCGCTGCGGCACGGGGCGCAACCCGTGCGGCTGACTGTGGGGGTGCGGGAGGAGAGTGCGGACATGGCGTGGGCCGTCATCGAGGTGACCGACAACGGACCGGGGATCGCCGAGGAGGCCATGCCGCACGTCTTCGAGCGGTTCTACAAGGCGAGCACGTCACGGACCAGGAGCCAGAGCAGCGGTCTTGGCCTGGCCATCACGGCGGAGAACGTGCGCCTGCACGGGGGGCGCATCCGGGCGGCGAACCTGCCCCGGGGCGGCGCGGTGTTCACCGTCGAACTCCCGCTGCTCCGCGACGAGGCCGACGCCGATACCGATGCCCACGTCGGTGGGGGCGCCCGGTGA
- a CDS encoding PH domain-containing protein produces the protein MTPEHPTPKPPDPVYADRVYRSLAGLAGGVLLLALALWLGIDALVSGHGNTPWLALAALLFVIPLVVAFTLRPAVYANDDRLRIRNPFRSITLPWACVDDIRAAYSTEAFADGKKYQLWAVPVSLRRRKRANIQQMRAAAPGPGQRQNRNPFAQGADADQGRAPSDQSVIELRELSERGSDRPTAQGTPEVRWAYEIMAPSVAGAILLAVLLAVS, from the coding sequence ATGACCCCTGAGCACCCCACACCGAAGCCCCCCGACCCGGTCTACGCCGACCGGGTCTACCGGTCACTCGCCGGGCTCGCGGGTGGTGTGCTGCTGCTCGCCCTCGCCCTCTGGCTGGGCATCGACGCCCTGGTCAGCGGCCACGGGAACACCCCCTGGCTGGCCCTCGCCGCGCTGCTCTTCGTGATCCCGCTGGTCGTCGCCTTCACCCTGCGGCCCGCCGTGTACGCCAACGACGACCGGCTCAGGATCCGTAACCCCTTCCGTTCGATCACGCTTCCCTGGGCGTGCGTCGACGACATCCGGGCCGCGTACTCCACCGAGGCGTTCGCGGACGGCAAGAAGTACCAGCTCTGGGCGGTGCCGGTCTCGCTGCGCCGCCGCAAGCGGGCCAACATCCAGCAGATGCGGGCCGCCGCACCCGGTCCGGGGCAGCGCCAGAACCGTAATCCGTTCGCCCAGGGCGCGGACGCCGACCAGGGCCGGGCGCCCTCCGACCAGTCGGTCATCGAACTGCGCGAGCTCTCGGAGCGCGGCAGCGACCGGCCGACGGCACAGGGCACCCCCGAGGTCCGCTGGGCCTACGAGATCATGGCCCCGAGCGTGGCGGGCGCCATCCTGCTCGCCGTACTCCTCGCCGTGAGCTGA
- a CDS encoding response regulator transcription factor — MPRILIVEDDHDVRSAVQLGLRHQGHEVFAVGTGEEGLEQLRPFRPDVVVLDLMLPGISGLEVCSRIRDRDQVPIIMVTARGDDIDVVVGLEAGADDYVVKPVQARVLDARIRAVLRRQDTSVPDGARPRLETHGELVVDRAGLVVTHRGEPVALAPSELRLLLTLSASPGQVFSRQQLLEAVWEHSYHGDVRLVDACVKRLRNKLAEGRNPQYVQTVRGFGYRFGTP; from the coding sequence ATGCCACGGATCCTGATCGTCGAGGACGACCACGATGTCCGCAGTGCCGTCCAGTTGGGTCTGCGGCATCAAGGGCATGAGGTCTTCGCCGTGGGAACGGGCGAAGAGGGGCTGGAACAGCTCCGCCCCTTCCGGCCGGACGTCGTCGTACTCGACCTCATGCTGCCCGGCATCTCCGGCCTGGAGGTGTGCAGCCGGATCAGGGACCGCGACCAGGTCCCGATCATCATGGTGACGGCCCGGGGGGACGACATCGACGTGGTCGTGGGTCTGGAGGCCGGCGCGGACGACTACGTGGTCAAGCCCGTGCAGGCGCGGGTGCTCGACGCACGGATACGGGCCGTACTGCGAAGACAGGACACGTCGGTACCGGACGGCGCCCGGCCCCGGCTGGAGACGCACGGCGAGCTCGTCGTGGACCGGGCCGGCCTCGTGGTGACGCACCGCGGCGAACCCGTCGCCCTCGCCCCTTCCGAACTGCGGCTGCTGCTGACCCTGTCGGCCTCGCCAGGCCAGGTGTTCAGCCGCCAGCAGCTGCTGGAAGCGGTCTGGGAACACAGCTACCACGGCGACGTACGGCTCGTGGACGCCTGCGTGAAGCGACTGCGCAACAAGCTCGCGGAGGGCAGGAATCCCCAGTACGTGCAGACCGTACGCGGATTCGGCTACCGCTTCGGCACCCCATGA
- a CDS encoding SDR family oxidoreductase: protein MIVVTGATGNIGRPLTQALAEAGRQVTAVSRHTAAVPNGVRHMVADLAEPAGLKPALAGAEALFLLLSGDLHAHGASHADLIAEAAGSGVRRVVLLSTLGVATRPFGSTRIAMRELEDALRESGVEWAILRPGGFASNALWWAESVRAQRVVAAPFGDVGVPVIDPADIAAVAAACLLDDRHSGGVYELTGPEVITPRRQAEAIATALGSPVRFHELTRDEAKAAMTQSMPAELADDTLDIIGSPNPAELRVSPDVQRVLGRAPRPFADWAARNVAAFR, encoded by the coding sequence ATGATCGTGGTTACCGGGGCTACCGGAAACATCGGCCGGCCGTTGACGCAGGCGCTGGCCGAGGCGGGCCGACAAGTGACGGCGGTGTCGCGGCACACGGCGGCGGTACCGAACGGCGTCCGCCACATGGTGGCCGACCTGGCCGAGCCGGCCGGGCTCAAACCCGCGCTGGCCGGGGCGGAGGCGCTGTTCCTGCTGCTCTCCGGCGACCTGCACGCCCATGGAGCCAGCCACGCCGACCTCATCGCCGAAGCTGCGGGCAGCGGGGTTCGCCGGGTCGTCCTGCTCTCCACGCTGGGCGTGGCGACCAGGCCCTTCGGCTCAACGCGGATCGCGATGCGCGAACTGGAGGACGCGTTGCGGGAGTCCGGGGTTGAGTGGGCCATCCTGCGGCCGGGCGGCTTCGCCTCCAACGCCCTATGGTGGGCCGAGTCCGTCCGCGCGCAACGGGTCGTCGCCGCACCCTTCGGCGACGTCGGTGTGCCGGTCATCGACCCGGCGGACATCGCCGCGGTCGCGGCGGCCTGCCTGCTGGATGACCGGCACAGCGGCGGCGTGTACGAGCTGACCGGCCCGGAGGTGATCACTCCGCGCAGGCAGGCGGAGGCCATCGCCACCGCACTGGGCTCGCCGGTGAGGTTTCACGAACTCACCCGCGACGAGGCCAAGGCCGCCATGACGCAGAGCATGCCGGCGGAGCTCGCCGACGACACTCTGGACATCATCGGTTCCCCGAACCCGGCCGAACTGCGCGTCAGCCCGGACGTCCAGCGGGTACTCGGCCGCGCCCCGCGCCCCTTCGCCGACTGGGCCGCCCGCAATGTGGCCGCGTTCCGCTGA
- a CDS encoding DUF3152 domain-containing protein — translation MHSARQRQSAPPTASTASAHRVGRRRRTSHRRGHPRRRGRSLLVGALVAVGLLVPATYFLGGGRSDASSSAPRPPSTHVARTPAPTAPPPKPTPSPTPPPSPSHTPSHHGTEVPSKGSGTFVTAQAGGATVGSGSHPLRYVVEIETGLDTSASQAAKEIAGILAAPRGWTHDPDYAFQLVSAGAPHDLTVKIATPGTADSLCWAGIHQDTGGEYNCEVPGGVVVNLRRWVKGSPTFDGPIHDYRALIINHEMGHFLGYSHVTCAGAGRLAPVMMQQIKGLHGCVANAWPYDKNGDLVTGPPA, via the coding sequence ATGCATTCGGCACGACAGCGGCAATCCGCACCCCCTACCGCCAGCACCGCGTCCGCCCATCGCGTCGGCCGTCGGCGCCGGACCTCCCATCGCCGGGGACACCCGCGCCGCCGGGGCCGGAGTCTGCTGGTCGGTGCGCTGGTGGCCGTCGGCCTGCTGGTCCCGGCGACGTACTTCCTGGGGGGCGGGCGGAGCGACGCGTCAAGCAGTGCGCCGCGCCCGCCGAGCACACACGTCGCCCGCACTCCCGCTCCCACCGCGCCGCCCCCCAAGCCCACCCCCTCTCCCACGCCGCCGCCTTCCCCGAGTCATACCCCGAGCCATCACGGGACCGAGGTCCCCTCGAAGGGCAGCGGGACATTCGTCACCGCGCAGGCCGGTGGCGCGACGGTGGGCAGCGGTTCCCACCCGCTGCGCTACGTGGTGGAGATCGAGACCGGCCTCGACACCTCGGCGTCCCAGGCGGCGAAAGAGATCGCCGGGATACTCGCCGCCCCGCGGGGCTGGACCCACGATCCGGACTACGCGTTCCAGCTGGTGAGCGCGGGGGCGCCGCACGATCTCACGGTGAAGATCGCGACACCGGGCACGGCGGACTCCCTGTGCTGGGCGGGCATCCACCAGGACACCGGAGGCGAGTACAACTGCGAGGTTCCCGGCGGGGTGGTGGTGAACCTCAGGCGCTGGGTCAAGGGCTCGCCCACCTTCGACGGGCCCATCCACGACTACCGGGCGCTGATCATCAACCACGAGATGGGGCACTTCCTCGGCTACTCGCACGTGACCTGCGCGGGCGCCGGACGGCTGGCCCCCGTGATGATGCAGCAGATCAAGGGCTTGCACGGATGCGTCGCCAACGCCTGGCCCTATGACAAGAACGGTGACCTGGTCACCGGGCCGCCCGCATGA
- a CDS encoding winged helix-turn-helix transcriptional regulator: MTGSVQHRQAEVGQRYDVFHTDCPARDMVDHVTSRWGIWVLISLRSNELRFYELRESIQGISEKMLAQTLRALVQDGLVWREVEPTTPPQVTYGLTEFGRDVGEPLTDLFDRITRRLPARSAGRRGGIVVRPTA, translated from the coding sequence ATGACGGGAAGCGTGCAGCACAGACAGGCCGAGGTGGGGCAGCGGTATGACGTGTTTCACACCGACTGTCCCGCGCGCGACATGGTCGACCACGTGACCAGCAGGTGGGGCATCTGGGTGCTGATCTCCTTGCGGAGCAACGAGCTTCGGTTCTACGAACTCCGCGAGAGCATCCAGGGCATCAGCGAGAAGATGCTCGCCCAGACCCTGCGCGCGCTGGTCCAGGACGGCCTGGTCTGGCGGGAGGTCGAGCCGACGACGCCGCCTCAGGTCACCTACGGGCTGACCGAGTTCGGCCGGGACGTCGGCGAGCCGCTGACGGATCTCTTCGACCGGATCACCCGGCGGCTGCCGGCGCGCAGCGCGGGACGGCGCGGCGGGATCGTCGTCCGCCCCACCGCGTAA
- a CDS encoding peptidoglycan-binding protein encodes MRKRPKLIGTRSGQLTVVVAAVALVGAGGWFAGTRMQSPADAAAAHRPPTARPVTVTVERRSLTASVVAQGSVGFGSPRKVTLAGLVGSPDAGAGSGDSGAGGGVAQRVTKAPAAGAELKEGDVLMQVSGRPVLVLRGTVPMYRTLGPGASGDDVRQLQQALTRLGFNPGSANGTYGQSDAAAVSRWYKSKGYHAMEPTVADKQQLGTLEAAVTTAQQALLAAQNPGGGSEKTGGSDGTGDSKGAGASGRSGSGSGSGAGTGGDTAKLQLKAAQQQLDAADAALSAFQAGYGTKVPAGEVVFLPDLPARLDKVSAKTGDTPSGPVATVTSSKVVVQAVVPADDAKLLHKGMQARVETTDGTKVDGEVVALAGDVPKDDPTDAGKQQGTPDGGSEDTSAPVPVQISVPAGKLTKNASESAKVTIEVGSSHGKVLAVPVAALHTSADEKARVQVVRGGKVVDVSVEAGLSADGQVEVTPSSGAALKAGDQVVVGR; translated from the coding sequence GTGAGGAAGCGCCCCAAGCTGATCGGCACCCGTTCCGGACAGCTGACCGTCGTCGTCGCCGCGGTGGCGCTGGTCGGAGCGGGCGGCTGGTTCGCCGGAACGCGGATGCAGTCGCCTGCGGACGCCGCCGCCGCGCACCGGCCGCCGACGGCGCGTCCGGTCACCGTCACGGTCGAGCGGCGCTCGCTGACCGCGAGTGTGGTGGCCCAGGGCTCGGTCGGGTTCGGCTCGCCGCGGAAAGTGACCCTGGCCGGGCTGGTCGGGTCCCCGGACGCCGGGGCCGGGTCCGGCGATTCGGGGGCCGGCGGCGGCGTCGCCCAGCGGGTCACCAAGGCACCCGCCGCCGGGGCGGAGTTGAAGGAGGGGGATGTGCTGATGCAGGTGAGCGGGCGGCCGGTGCTGGTGCTGCGGGGCACCGTGCCGATGTACCGCACGCTGGGCCCCGGCGCCTCCGGGGACGACGTCAGGCAGCTCCAGCAGGCATTGACCCGGCTGGGCTTCAACCCCGGTTCTGCCAACGGGACGTACGGGCAGTCGGACGCCGCGGCGGTGAGCCGCTGGTACAAGAGCAAGGGCTACCACGCCATGGAGCCCACCGTCGCCGACAAGCAGCAGCTGGGAACGCTCGAAGCGGCCGTGACCACCGCGCAGCAGGCCCTCCTCGCGGCACAGAATCCGGGCGGCGGCTCCGAGAAGACCGGCGGCTCCGATGGGACCGGTGACTCCAAGGGGGCCGGCGCCTCCGGGCGATCCGGCAGCGGCTCAGGCAGCGGCGCGGGCACCGGCGGGGACACCGCGAAGCTACAACTCAAGGCGGCTCAGCAGCAGTTGGACGCCGCCGACGCCGCGCTCTCCGCCTTCCAGGCCGGTTACGGAACCAAGGTCCCCGCCGGTGAGGTGGTCTTCCTGCCCGACCTCCCGGCCCGGCTGGACAAGGTCTCCGCAAAGACCGGGGACACCCCCTCCGGGCCGGTCGCCACGGTGACCAGCTCCAAGGTGGTGGTGCAGGCCGTGGTCCCGGCCGACGACGCCAAGCTGCTCCACAAGGGTATGCAGGCCCGGGTGGAGACCACCGACGGCACGAAGGTGGACGGAGAAGTGGTGGCACTCGCCGGCGACGTGCCGAAGGACGACCCGACCGATGCCGGCAAACAGCAGGGGACCCCGGACGGCGGGAGCGAGGACACCTCGGCTCCCGTACCGGTGCAGATCTCCGTACCGGCGGGGAAGCTGACCAAGAACGCCAGCGAATCCGCGAAGGTCACCATTGAGGTGGGCTCGTCGCACGGCAAGGTGCTTGCGGTGCCCGTCGCCGCGCTGCACACCTCTGCCGACGAGAAGGCCCGGGTGCAGGTCGTGCGCGGCGGCAAGGTGGTGGACGTCTCCGTCGAGGCCGGGCTCTCCGCGGACGGTCAGGTGGAGGTCACTCCGTCGTCCGGTGCCGCCCTGAAGGCCGGCGACCAGGTGGTGGTAGGGCGATGA